One region of Cyanobium sp. M30B3 genomic DNA includes:
- a CDS encoding penicillin-binding protein 2, with translation MAQAAPLRTGLRAPTPRRSRVVAIQPLPAHRLIAVYLLLCLGLAGLAVRLAWLQVIDTANLQSRARAIQTQSSAPLGKRRTIVDRTGRLVALDEQRFILWAHPRYFNFPGDDPQKVRKPDDVAARLSTVLAVPSDTLLQTMAGRPSGVKLRSDIDPETAARIRQLGISGLDLEAYPQRIYPQGSLFANVVGFLNLERAPQAGLEQSRDRDLQRQESTVTMRRGADGTPLPEGLTAGALYGDDLRLQLTLDARLQQVAQQALANQVKKWSAKRAAALVMDVRNGEMLALASYPTYDPNQFWKFNPGLFREWSVQDLYEPGSTFKPINLAIALQEKAIEPEGKVYDSGQLSIGGWPIFNANRKGNGLIDFATVLEVSSNVGMVNAMAQVKRERFWHWLNTIGIDTRPDTDLPGAVAGQLKSRSLFTGHAIEPAVAAFGQGFSLTPLKLLQLHAMLANGGRLVSPHITRGLRSGDALAGTPTAAGRQLLDPAVTRTVMGWMEQAVARSDSLGIKVPGYRIGGKTGTAQKADRGVYIPGALITSFVGHLPIEDPRYVVLVVVDEPKGGNTYGSTVAAPVARQIIDALLVLEKIPPSRPEELAGPRS, from the coding sequence ATGGCTCAGGCGGCTCCCCTGCGTACCGGTTTGCGTGCTCCCACTCCGCGGCGCTCCAGGGTGGTGGCCATCCAGCCGCTCCCCGCGCATCGCCTGATTGCCGTCTACCTGCTCCTCTGTCTGGGGCTGGCGGGCCTGGCGGTGCGCCTGGCCTGGCTGCAGGTGATCGACACGGCCAACCTCCAGTCCAGGGCCAGGGCGATCCAGACCCAGTCCAGTGCGCCCCTGGGCAAGCGCCGCACCATCGTCGACCGCACCGGCCGTCTGGTGGCCCTCGATGAGCAGCGGTTCATCCTCTGGGCCCACCCCCGTTACTTCAACTTTCCTGGCGACGATCCCCAGAAAGTGCGCAAGCCGGACGACGTTGCCGCCCGGCTCTCCACCGTGCTGGCGGTGCCCAGCGACACCCTGCTGCAGACGATGGCCGGCCGGCCCAGCGGGGTGAAGCTCCGCTCGGACATCGATCCGGAAACGGCGGCGCGGATCCGCCAGCTGGGGATCAGCGGCCTCGACCTGGAGGCCTATCCCCAGCGGATCTATCCCCAGGGCTCCCTGTTCGCCAATGTGGTGGGCTTCCTCAACCTGGAGCGGGCCCCCCAGGCCGGCCTGGAGCAGAGCCGCGACCGCGATCTGCAGCGCCAGGAATCCACCGTCACCATGCGCCGTGGCGCCGATGGCACCCCCCTGCCGGAGGGGCTGACCGCCGGGGCGCTCTACGGCGATGACCTGCGCCTGCAGCTCACCCTGGATGCCCGCCTGCAGCAGGTGGCCCAGCAGGCCCTGGCCAACCAGGTGAAGAAGTGGAGCGCCAAGCGGGCCGCCGCCCTGGTGATGGATGTGCGCAACGGCGAGATGCTCGCCCTCGCCTCCTATCCCACCTACGACCCCAACCAGTTCTGGAAATTCAACCCCGGACTGTTCCGGGAGTGGTCGGTTCAGGATCTCTATGAGCCCGGGTCCACCTTCAAGCCGATCAACCTGGCGATCGCCCTGCAGGAGAAGGCGATCGAGCCTGAAGGCAAGGTGTACGACAGCGGCCAGCTGAGCATCGGCGGCTGGCCGATCTTCAACGCCAACCGCAAGGGCAATGGCCTGATCGACTTCGCCACCGTGCTCGAGGTGTCCAGCAACGTGGGCATGGTGAATGCCATGGCCCAGGTGAAGCGTGAGCGCTTCTGGCACTGGCTGAACACGATCGGCATCGACACCCGGCCGGATACCGACCTGCCCGGTGCGGTGGCCGGTCAGCTCAAATCACGCTCCCTGTTCACCGGGCACGCCATTGAGCCGGCCGTGGCTGCCTTTGGCCAGGGCTTCTCCCTCACGCCGCTGAAGCTGCTCCAGCTGCACGCCATGCTGGCCAACGGCGGTCGGCTGGTCAGTCCCCACATCACCCGCGGCCTGCGCTCCGGCGATGCCCTGGCCGGTACCCCCACGGCGGCGGGTCGGCAACTGCTGGATCCGGCGGTCACCCGCACCGTGATGGGCTGGATGGAGCAGGCCGTGGCCCGCAGCGACAGTCTCGGCATCAAGGTGCCCGGCTACCGCATCGGCGGCAAGACCGGCACGGCCCAGAAGGCCGATCGGGGTGTCTACATCCCCGGAGCGCTGATCACCAGCTTCGTGGGCCACCTTCCCATCGAGGATCCCCGCTACGTGGTGCTCGTGGTGGTGGACGAGCCCAAGGGCGGGAACACCTACGGCTCCACCGTGGCGGCGCCGGTGGCCCGCCAGATCATCGATGCGCTGCTGGTGCTGGAGAAGATCCCGCCCTCCAGGCCGGAGGAACTGGCGGGCCCCAGATCCTGA
- a CDS encoding transaldolase, whose product MANLLDQLAAMTVVVADTGDIEAIRQFTPRDATTNPSLILAAAQIPTYQDLIDRSLRESRQVVGPDAGVDAVVLEALDEICVTFGKEILKIVPGRVSTEVDARLSYDTEATIAKARKLIGLYNDAGISNDRVLIKIASTWEGIRAAEQLEKEGIHCNLTLLFSFAQAVACAEAGVTLISPFVGRILDWYKKSTGRASYPGAEDPGVVSVSQIFNYYKTYGYKTEVMGASFRNADEIIELAGCDLLTISPALLDELRSTDGELERRLNPFDPAPTEAQIHLDEPSFRAMLADDRMATEKLDEGIRGFCKAIETLEAQLAHRLAELEGGAAFGHAVQEIFLLNDLDGDGCITREEWLGSDAVFDALDTDKDGRLAPEDVRGGLGAALALARPV is encoded by the coding sequence ATGGCCAATCTGCTCGATCAGCTCGCCGCGATGACCGTGGTGGTCGCCGACACCGGCGACATCGAAGCGATCCGCCAGTTCACGCCTCGGGATGCCACCACCAATCCCTCGCTGATCCTGGCTGCCGCCCAGATTCCCACCTACCAGGACCTGATCGATCGCTCCCTGCGGGAGTCCCGCCAGGTGGTGGGCCCGGATGCGGGCGTCGATGCGGTGGTGCTGGAGGCCCTCGATGAAATCTGTGTGACCTTCGGCAAGGAGATCCTCAAGATCGTGCCGGGCCGGGTCTCCACCGAGGTGGACGCCCGCCTCAGTTACGACACCGAGGCCACGATCGCCAAGGCCCGCAAACTGATCGGCCTGTACAACGACGCTGGCATCAGCAACGACCGGGTATTGATCAAGATCGCCTCCACCTGGGAGGGCATCCGCGCTGCAGAACAACTGGAAAAAGAAGGGATCCATTGCAATCTCACCCTGCTGTTCTCGTTCGCCCAGGCCGTGGCCTGTGCCGAGGCAGGTGTGACCCTGATCTCTCCGTTTGTGGGCAGGATCCTGGACTGGTACAAGAAGTCCACGGGCCGGGCGTCCTACCCGGGGGCCGAGGATCCAGGCGTGGTCTCCGTGAGCCAGATCTTCAACTACTACAAGACCTACGGCTACAAGACCGAGGTGATGGGGGCGAGTTTCCGCAACGCCGACGAAATCATCGAGCTGGCCGGCTGCGATCTGCTCACCATCTCTCCAGCCCTGCTGGACGAGCTGCGCAGCACCGATGGCGAACTGGAGCGCAGGCTCAACCCCTTCGACCCGGCCCCCACGGAGGCCCAGATCCATCTGGATGAGCCCTCCTTCCGCGCCATGCTGGCCGACGACCGCATGGCCACCGAGAAGCTGGATGAGGGCATCCGCGGCTTCTGCAAGGCGATCGAGACGCTGGAGGCCCAGCTGGCCCATCGGCTGGCGGAGCTGGAGGGCGGGGCGGCCTTCGGCCACGCCGTGCAGGAGATCTTCCTGCTCAACGACCTCGATGGCGACGGTTGCATCACCCGCGAGGAGTGGCTGGGCAGCGATGCCGTCTTCGATGCCCTCGACACCGACAAGGACGGTCGGCTCGCGCCCGAGGATGTGCGCGGCGGCCTGGGGGCTGCCCTGGCCCTGGCCCGGCCGGTGTGA
- a CDS encoding Crp/Fnr family transcriptional regulator: MNALDTMRALASNGEVMTVEPGEIIFHSGDPGDCMFGLLEGQVQLSWNGEEGHELINAGDVFGAGALVTSEHRRYGNAKAVSPCRLLVMNREKFLFAVQESPMFAIELLGSIDQRLRQLKDCTKI; this comes from the coding sequence GTGAACGCTCTCGACACCATGCGCGCCCTTGCCAGCAACGGTGAGGTGATGACCGTGGAACCCGGTGAAATCATCTTCCACTCCGGTGATCCCGGCGACTGCATGTTCGGCCTGCTCGAGGGACAGGTGCAGCTCAGCTGGAATGGCGAGGAAGGCCATGAGTTGATCAACGCCGGGGACGTCTTCGGTGCCGGCGCCCTGGTGACCAGCGAACACCGCCGCTACGGCAACGCCAAGGCGGTGAGCCCCTGCCGGCTGCTGGTGATGAACCGCGAGAAGTTCCTGTTTGCGGTGCAGGAATCGCCGATGTTCGCCATCGAACTGCTCGGGTCGATCGACCAGCGCCTGCGGCAGCTCAAGGACTGCACCAAGATCTAG